The Carcharodon carcharias isolate sCarCar2 chromosome 26, sCarCar2.pri, whole genome shotgun sequence genomic sequence TAACACTGGCCTAAATTCAGCaaaaggactgtacaggagaaaTACGAAACAGAACTAGGTCATTCATGATACTGCATCAAATTCACTTTTATAATAGTGATGCTTATATCATATAGGGCATAACATGAGAATTAGGTATGTTTGAGAGAATAAGTCAAATTGAGATTTGAATTGGCTCTTCAGGTTCTAATTCTACACATGGCCACTTAAAAACTAAAACCAACCCACATAAGATTCCTTTAACTATATGAATGTAAATTTTAATCCTTGCACCTGTTAAAGCAGAGAAAATCACAATTGATGCAACATAGATAAATTGGAGGTGAATAACCAGTTACATATAAAAAAGgtgcccattcagcccatttaaGTTCATCCAACCAGCAAAATTCTATAGCTTCTCCAACCTTGCATTatccaattatttttaaattctttcaccaTTTTTCCCTCCATTATGGTCTAGAATTATTAGTTTTATCCATAGGTCAATCATTTGTAAACACTTCCCCAATAGCTGTCCTGTTAATTTGGACCTGTGACCCCGCCTTTGTCTCACTTAATTTAACATTCTCTGTTGTCTCTTTTCCAGTCTGAACAACCAACATTTCCCCAGTCTTTAAAAGTATTGTTACATCAAGCCGGCATAATGTGCCAAACCCACATCTCACCTCAGGCAACAAGTCAGTAATATCAATCCAAATAACTACCTAGTTGTTATCTTCCCTGGTTTTTCTAGCACTGCTGGTAGAACTGTGAACCATAAAGTGGCAATTGCCACTAAACGTCTTCAACCCTTATGCAAAGGAAGTTTCATTGTGTCTGCAAATCTCACATCTTGTGAACAAGGTTTCTGTACACATTTCCTTACTTTGTTCCAACTGCCCTCACTACACATTTAAAGCCAATTTTGCCCTAGCAGAGAAAGATTCAATTTGTAATTGAGGCACACAAAGCAGAATTATTCGATGTGCACACCATCTAACTGAAAGGCAGTGGCAAATGCCCACAAAATACTAAAGCACTTCAACCTTTTGTCATACCTACCGCGCCAGAAAACATCAAACTTGATTCAAGCATGCTAAAAACTGTCTGGTTTCCTTCCACATCTGGATCACCGAGACAGAATAAAGATGCTTCAAGAATGGCAAAGCTTTAGTGGCAACTTAAAGACAAGCAGCTAAACCCAGCTTTGTCAACTTAAATGCTGTCTTTATTAAAACAGAATTTAAAGGGTTAGCGTTGATACAAAAATACAAGGCTGGTCACAAATCCAAATGCAAGCATATTTTCTGCTTATACTGGAAATACCTTGTGAGTTATGCTCATGCAGGAAATGCACCTTTACAGTACAAGGTCTAATACTGCATCAGTACCAAATCTACAAGCAAGACACCTTCCTTTGCATTAAACATGGCATAATTCCATAGGAAAGATACAACAATGCAATTTTCTGAAGTATCGGAACCCAATGTTTTAAATATGTTCAATATTTTGAAGATAAAGCCGCGTTGCTCGTTAGATGTACCCATCCAGGAAAGTTAGGCAGAGTACCACAGGTGCGGGCCTTAGTTTGAAGTTCCTGCATTAGCTCCCGCAGGTGCTGCAGAATTTTTATTTGCGTTTTGTTTCTGCTGCATTATTTCAGCATCCCTGCAAGAATACAAATTGTAAACCATCACATCACATTTCCCAACACACTTTACTCGAATATATGCCTGGATAATCTTTTATAGAATCTTTCATCCTGTATTATGCACAATAGAACAAATGAATGGCAATTATAACTGGGGCAGTAACATAAATTTAGAGTCTACATGTACAGAAACTAATGCTGGTAGTAAAGTGAGCTCTCTTTGGGACTGTGCTCTGGGGATACAAAAGTATTTCCAGCAGTTCATGTCAACTGAATGAGGCTACTCCACAACTAATCCTAGTACAATACAGATATTCAATCATCCAGAAATCTGTAGCTTTATAGAAACCATTTACAATTGATCAAACTCATCAACTGGTTCTTTGTGATAGCAGTCCAACACAAACTATTCTCTCCCTTAAAATTATATATAACCCCATCTGTGTCGTTTTGACAGGGGATCCATACTTTATTAACCTTGCAGATGCCAACAGATCTGTACTTTTTCAGCATTGCTCATTATTTAATTGTTCTGCTTTCATGAACATTCTCCTTGATAACCACTTTATTCCTTGCCGAGTTGCAAGATTTTAACTCCATATATCAGTTGTTTGACTGTTTTGTGTATTGGTTTATGGATTCAGTTGATGCTATGTTTGGTTTACCTCTGCTTTCTGGCTGCAGCAGATAAACCATCATCCTTTCTTTTCCGTTTACTTTGCTCACTTGACTTTTTTGCATTTTTCTGACGAGCAAGTTCTCGTTGATTACCACCTAGGAAGAAAAAAAGTCAATGGTGACTCCCTCGATTTCATCAGGTCTTCCACATCGCAATGACCTTTTTAAAAAGCAACTACTGTAATCGTgcccaagattttgatccagtcaAGAATACAGAAGTTTCTGCAGGGAAGAGGGGAGGAAAAACTAATATCAGCCCTTTTCCATCATGGATATATAAGTCACCTAGTAAGAGGCGTAAAGGTTAGGACGTACGTTGTATGTGATGCTCTGAAGTGAGCATGagcgcatatacacacacacacagctactgaATAAACACCAGAGTACTGAAAACCAGATTTTGTGCACAGAACACATTAGCCTAATGGTATCTGGATGAAAACCCCTTCACCCACCTTAATTTTCATCCCCTCCACCCATCAACACTCCTTAGATGAGTTACCTACATTTAATAATGAAGCTTTCATTTGAATGGAAAAACATTCAAATGAGTCCAGATTCTGCTTACTTCTCTCAACTTCAGGGCACTTCCAATAAGCCACAATTAAACTTTGCTATGATACCAACTGGTAAAAGTTACCTCAGTGAGGCGATTGTGGATTGTCTAAAAGCAAGGATTCAAATCACTGCAACAACACTACTATACCACATGCCCATCCCAGAAAGTTCCTTGGCCATGTTTGTCATTCGAATTTAATGAGTTTATACAGTTAGTTGGAGCTTGAAATGTTAGTTAGGAAGCTAATAGGAAAGAGTGTCAAACACTCAGAGCACAATTTACTACAAATATGCAGAATATGACAGTTTTGGTTCTTTTTGGTGTACATTTATTCAGACTTTTCATTAGAAACTAAGCAGCTCAAAAATCCCCACAAAGCTTAGCctccacttaaaaaaaaacatttgcttCATTTTCCGGTCATTTTTCAGTCATCAACATAATTGGGCTCCCTCCTTGTGAAGAAAATTAGCTCAGCTTCAATGATGTAATATCTTCCCTTTTCTAACAGTGTTGCTTCTTAAAAAGAAGAATCAACCTGCTTTGGTTAAGGCAGTTTTCCATCCTGCAATGAAAAATAATTACCATCTCACTCTTAATGTAGAACTAAAAATTTCATTCCAAATATATCTAGATTGCTGCAATGATGTTTGCGTTACTGCCACCAGATAAGATTTGTTAGTAGCTTTATTCCGTCAGTGGTCAAGCCAGTCAGATGGGGTCTTACAACTAAATGATAAATGGATATGTCACAAATTACTTGGTTAGTTGAAGCTAATATTCCACAGGACCTATTTGAAAACTTGGATATGTTAATTTGGCTGGAGTTTCCTCTGCACTTATACACAGATGTGCAATCTAGATGCAAATAAATTTTATGGCTAAGGAGATTTTGGGATAACTGCAATTCCTCCAAGTCTCCTCTATCTTTCATGTCCATCCATCAAACCCTCTGTCCAAAAACATTCCTTCTTTCAAAT encodes the following:
- the si:ch211-39k3.2 gene encoding small EDRK-rich factor 2 produces the protein MTRGNQRELARQKNAKKSSEQSKRKRKDDGLSAAARKQRDAEIMQQKQNANKNSAAPAGANAGTSN